A genomic region of Apteryx mantelli isolate bAptMan1 chromosome 10, bAptMan1.hap1, whole genome shotgun sequence contains the following coding sequences:
- the CYLD gene encoding ubiquitin carboxyl-terminal hydrolase CYLD isoform X1 → MNSGLWSQEKASSSYWEERIFYLLLQECSVIDKQTQKLLKVPKGSIGQFFQDRSSVGHSRNIPCKGKKLQIGLKILEQPHAILFVDEKDVIEINEKLAELLLAITNCEERYSLFKSKTRLTKGVQIDIGSTVRVQLRSGDDKFPGVVRFRGPLLQERSLTGIYFGVELLEEGRGQGFTDGQYQGKQLFRCDEDCGVFVALDKLELVEDDDNELESDYAAPVDTMQVELPPLEINSRVSLKIGESIEYGTVIFCDVLPGNESLGYVVGVDMDNPIGNWDGRYNGIQLCSFASVESTLLLHINDVIPETVSQDRRPPKLAYTSRGGGDKSLFNHSKPKATGSTSEPGNRNRSEVFYTLNGSSVDSQPQMKTKPPWYIDEVAEDPAKSLTDSSPGFGHSSPPLQPPLTNSVSTENRFHSLPFSLTKTSSTNGTIGHSPLSLSVQSVIGDVNTTANQESPSTAGPISNSHGLEAGSLAEVKENPPFYGVIRWIGQPPGVNEVLAGLELEDECAGCTDGTFKGTRYFTCAPKKALFVKLKSCRPDSRFASLQPVSNQIERCNSLAFGGYLSEVVEENTPPKMEKEGLETMIGKKKGIQGHYNSCYLDSTLFCLFSFSSVLDTVLLRPKEKNDVEYYSETQELLRTEIVNPLRIYGYVCATKIMKLRKILEKVEAASGFTSEEKDPEEFLNILFHHILRVEPLLKIRSAGQKVQDCYFYQIFMDKNEKVGVPTIQQLLEWSFINSNLKFAEAPSCLIIQMPRFGKDFKMFNKIFPSLELNITDLLEDTPRQCRICGGLAMYECRECYEDTDISAGKIKQFCKTCNTQVHLHPKRQSHKFNPLSLPKDLPDWDWRHGCIPYQKMELFAVLCIETSHYVAFVKYGRDDSAWLFFDSMADRDGGQNGFNIPQVTPCPEVGEYLKMSLEELHSLDSRKIQGCARRLLCDAYMCMYQSPTMSLYK, encoded by the exons ATGAATTCGGGCTTATGGAGTCAAGAAAAAGCAAGTTCATCCTATTGGGAAGAGCGGATCTTTTACTTGCTTCTCCAAGAATGCAGTGTCATAGACAAGCAGACTCAAAAGCTCTTGAAAGTGCCAAAAGGTAGCATAGGGCAGTTTTTTCAAGACCGTTCTTCTGTGGGGCACTCCAGAAATATTCCTTGTAAAGGCAAGAAATTACAGATTGGATTAAAGATTCTGGAACAACCTCATGCAATCCTGTTTGTGGATGAGAAGGATGttatagaaataaatgaaaaattagcTGAGTTGCTTTTGGCCATTACTAACTGTGAGGAAAGATACAGcctgtttaaaagcaaaaccaggTTAACTAAAGGTGTCCAAATAGATATTGGCTCAACTGTTAGAGTACAGCTGAGATCAGGAGATGATAAATTTCCTGGAGTTGTTCGCTTCAGAGGACCCTTGTTGCAAGAAAGGTCCCTAACAGGGATATACTTTGGAGTAGAGCTGCTG GAAGAAGGTCGTGGCCAAGGCTTTACTGATGGACAGTACCAAGGCAAGCAGCTTTTCAGATGTGATGAGGATTGTGGGGTTTTTGTTGCTTTGGACAAACTGGAGCTGGTGGAAGATGATGACAATGAACTGGAAAGTGATTATGCAGCTCCAGTTGACACAATGCAGGTAGAACTTCCTCCTCTGGAGATCAACTCCAGGGTTTCTCTGAAGATAGGAGAGAGTATAGAGTATGGGACAGTTATATTCTGTGATGTCTTACCAGGAAACGAAAGTTTAGGATACGTTGTTGGAGTGGACATG gataaTCCTATTGGAAACTGGGATGGAAGATATAATGGAATACAGCTGTGCAGTTTTGCGAGTGTTGAAAGTACACTCCTTTTGCATATTAATGATGTTATACCAG AAACTGTGTCACAGGACAGGAGACCTCCCAAGCTTGCCTATACCTCAAGAGGTGGTGGTGATAAAAGCTTGTTCAATCATAGTAAGCCAAAAGCTACAG GATCTACCTCTGAACCTGGGAATAGAAACAGATCTGAAGTCTTCTACACATTAAATGGTTCATCAGTTGATTCTCAACCTCAGATGAAAACAAAACCTCCATGGTACATTGATGAAG TTGCTGAAGACCCTGCAAAATCACTCACTGATTCTTCTCCGGGATTTGGGCATTCCTCACCACCTCTGCAGCCACCGTTAACAAACTCTGTGtctacagaaaacagatttcaCTCCCTCCCTTTTAGCTTGACAAAAACCTCGAGTACTAATGGTACTATTGGGCACAGTCCTCTCTCTTTATCTGTTCAGTCAGTCATTGGTGATGTAAATACTACAGCTAACCAGGAGAGTCCATCAACAGCAGGTCCTATCAGTAACTCGCATGGTCTTGAAGCAGGTTCCCTGGCTGAGGTTAAAGAAAATCCTCCTTTCTATGGAGTAATCCGCTGGATTGGCCAGCCCCCTGGCGTAAACGAAGTATTAGCTGGACTGGAATTG GAAGATGAATGTGCAGGTTGTACAGATGGAACATTTAAAGGAACTCGATACTTCACTTGTGCTCCAAAGAAAGCTCTTTTTGTTAAACTCAAAAGCTGCAGGCCAGATTCCAGGTTTGCCTCACTGCAGCCAGTTTCTAACCAGATTGAACGCTGCAACTCTCTAG cctTTGGAGGATACTTAAGTGAAGTGGTAGAAGAAAACACTCctccaaaaatggaaaaagaaggtTTAGAGACAATGATTGGAAAGAAGAAGGGTATCCAGGGTCACTACAACTCCTGTTACTTAGACTCCACGTTATTCTG cCTGTTTTCTTTTAGCTCTGTTCTAGACACAGTGTTACTCAGACCTAAAGAAAAGAATGATGTAGAGTATTATAGTGAGACTCAGGAGCTGTTGCGGACGGAGATTGTGAATCCTCTTAGAAT ATATGGATATGTCTGTGCtacaaaaataatgaaactgaGGAAAATACTTGAAAAAGTTGAGGCTGCATCAGGAttcacttcagaagaaaaag ATCCAGAagaatttttgaatattttatttcaccATATTCTAAGAGTTGAGCCCCTGTTGAAAATAAG aTCAGCAGGTCAGAAAGTACAAGACTGTTACTTCTATCAAATTTTCATGGACAAAAATGAGAAAGTTGGAGTCCCAACAATTCAGCAGTTACTGGAATGGTCTTTCATTAACAGCAACTTGAAGTttgcagag GCACCTTCTTGCCTGATTATTCAGATGCCTCGGTTTGGAAAAGACTTCAAAATGTTCAACAAAATTTTTCCCTCTCTGGAATTAAATATAACAGATTTACTTGAAGATA CTCCCAGGCAGTGCCGTATATGTGGAGGGCTTGCTATGTATGAGTGCAGAGAATGTTATGAAGATACTGATATTTCTGCTGGGAAAATCAAGCAGTTCTGCAAAACCTGCAACACCCAA GTTCATCTTCATCCCAAGAGACAGAGTCATAAATTCAATCCATTGTCACTTCCTAAAGATCTGCCAGACTGGGATTGGCGACATGGTTGCATCCCATACCAGAAGATGGAGTTGTTCGCTGTTCTCTGCATAGAAACAAGCCACTATGTCGCTTTTGTTAAATATGGGAGGGATGACTCCGCCTGGCTTTTCTTTGACAGCATGGCAGATCGGGATG GAGGTCAGAATGGTTTCAACATTCCACAAGTTACCCCATGTCCAGAAGTTGGTGAATACCTAAAGATGTCTCTAGAAGAACTTCATTCACTGGATTCCAGGAAAATTCAAGGCTGTGCACGAAGACTACTTTGTGATGCTTATATGTGCATGTATCAGAGTCCAACCATGAGTTTATACAAATGA
- the CYLD gene encoding ubiquitin carboxyl-terminal hydrolase CYLD isoform X2, whose translation MNSGLWSQEKASSSYWEERIFYLLLQECSVIDKQTQKLLKVPKGSIGQFFQDRSSVGHSRNIPCKGKKLQIGLKILEQPHAILFVDEKDVIEINEKLAELLLAITNCEERYSLFKSKTRLTKGVQIDIGSTVRVQLRSGDDKFPGVVRFRGPLLQERSLTGIYFGVELLEEGRGQGFTDGQYQGKQLFRCDEDCGVFVALDKLELVEDDDNELESDYAAPVDTMQDNPIGNWDGRYNGIQLCSFASVESTLLLHINDVIPETVSQDRRPPKLAYTSRGGGDKSLFNHSKPKATGSTSEPGNRNRSEVFYTLNGSSVDSQPQMKTKPPWYIDEVAEDPAKSLTDSSPGFGHSSPPLQPPLTNSVSTENRFHSLPFSLTKTSSTNGTIGHSPLSLSVQSVIGDVNTTANQESPSTAGPISNSHGLEAGSLAEVKENPPFYGVIRWIGQPPGVNEVLAGLELEDECAGCTDGTFKGTRYFTCAPKKALFVKLKSCRPDSRFASLQPVSNQIERCNSLAFGGYLSEVVEENTPPKMEKEGLETMIGKKKGIQGHYNSCYLDSTLFCLFSFSSVLDTVLLRPKEKNDVEYYSETQELLRTEIVNPLRIYGYVCATKIMKLRKILEKVEAASGFTSEEKDPEEFLNILFHHILRVEPLLKIRSAGQKVQDCYFYQIFMDKNEKVGVPTIQQLLEWSFINSNLKFAEAPSCLIIQMPRFGKDFKMFNKIFPSLELNITDLLEDTPRQCRICGGLAMYECRECYEDTDISAGKIKQFCKTCNTQVHLHPKRQSHKFNPLSLPKDLPDWDWRHGCIPYQKMELFAVLCIETSHYVAFVKYGRDDSAWLFFDSMADRDGGQNGFNIPQVTPCPEVGEYLKMSLEELHSLDSRKIQGCARRLLCDAYMCMYQSPTMSLYK comes from the exons ATGAATTCGGGCTTATGGAGTCAAGAAAAAGCAAGTTCATCCTATTGGGAAGAGCGGATCTTTTACTTGCTTCTCCAAGAATGCAGTGTCATAGACAAGCAGACTCAAAAGCTCTTGAAAGTGCCAAAAGGTAGCATAGGGCAGTTTTTTCAAGACCGTTCTTCTGTGGGGCACTCCAGAAATATTCCTTGTAAAGGCAAGAAATTACAGATTGGATTAAAGATTCTGGAACAACCTCATGCAATCCTGTTTGTGGATGAGAAGGATGttatagaaataaatgaaaaattagcTGAGTTGCTTTTGGCCATTACTAACTGTGAGGAAAGATACAGcctgtttaaaagcaaaaccaggTTAACTAAAGGTGTCCAAATAGATATTGGCTCAACTGTTAGAGTACAGCTGAGATCAGGAGATGATAAATTTCCTGGAGTTGTTCGCTTCAGAGGACCCTTGTTGCAAGAAAGGTCCCTAACAGGGATATACTTTGGAGTAGAGCTGCTG GAAGAAGGTCGTGGCCAAGGCTTTACTGATGGACAGTACCAAGGCAAGCAGCTTTTCAGATGTGATGAGGATTGTGGGGTTTTTGTTGCTTTGGACAAACTGGAGCTGGTGGAAGATGATGACAATGAACTGGAAAGTGATTATGCAGCTCCAGTTGACACAATGCAG gataaTCCTATTGGAAACTGGGATGGAAGATATAATGGAATACAGCTGTGCAGTTTTGCGAGTGTTGAAAGTACACTCCTTTTGCATATTAATGATGTTATACCAG AAACTGTGTCACAGGACAGGAGACCTCCCAAGCTTGCCTATACCTCAAGAGGTGGTGGTGATAAAAGCTTGTTCAATCATAGTAAGCCAAAAGCTACAG GATCTACCTCTGAACCTGGGAATAGAAACAGATCTGAAGTCTTCTACACATTAAATGGTTCATCAGTTGATTCTCAACCTCAGATGAAAACAAAACCTCCATGGTACATTGATGAAG TTGCTGAAGACCCTGCAAAATCACTCACTGATTCTTCTCCGGGATTTGGGCATTCCTCACCACCTCTGCAGCCACCGTTAACAAACTCTGTGtctacagaaaacagatttcaCTCCCTCCCTTTTAGCTTGACAAAAACCTCGAGTACTAATGGTACTATTGGGCACAGTCCTCTCTCTTTATCTGTTCAGTCAGTCATTGGTGATGTAAATACTACAGCTAACCAGGAGAGTCCATCAACAGCAGGTCCTATCAGTAACTCGCATGGTCTTGAAGCAGGTTCCCTGGCTGAGGTTAAAGAAAATCCTCCTTTCTATGGAGTAATCCGCTGGATTGGCCAGCCCCCTGGCGTAAACGAAGTATTAGCTGGACTGGAATTG GAAGATGAATGTGCAGGTTGTACAGATGGAACATTTAAAGGAACTCGATACTTCACTTGTGCTCCAAAGAAAGCTCTTTTTGTTAAACTCAAAAGCTGCAGGCCAGATTCCAGGTTTGCCTCACTGCAGCCAGTTTCTAACCAGATTGAACGCTGCAACTCTCTAG cctTTGGAGGATACTTAAGTGAAGTGGTAGAAGAAAACACTCctccaaaaatggaaaaagaaggtTTAGAGACAATGATTGGAAAGAAGAAGGGTATCCAGGGTCACTACAACTCCTGTTACTTAGACTCCACGTTATTCTG cCTGTTTTCTTTTAGCTCTGTTCTAGACACAGTGTTACTCAGACCTAAAGAAAAGAATGATGTAGAGTATTATAGTGAGACTCAGGAGCTGTTGCGGACGGAGATTGTGAATCCTCTTAGAAT ATATGGATATGTCTGTGCtacaaaaataatgaaactgaGGAAAATACTTGAAAAAGTTGAGGCTGCATCAGGAttcacttcagaagaaaaag ATCCAGAagaatttttgaatattttatttcaccATATTCTAAGAGTTGAGCCCCTGTTGAAAATAAG aTCAGCAGGTCAGAAAGTACAAGACTGTTACTTCTATCAAATTTTCATGGACAAAAATGAGAAAGTTGGAGTCCCAACAATTCAGCAGTTACTGGAATGGTCTTTCATTAACAGCAACTTGAAGTttgcagag GCACCTTCTTGCCTGATTATTCAGATGCCTCGGTTTGGAAAAGACTTCAAAATGTTCAACAAAATTTTTCCCTCTCTGGAATTAAATATAACAGATTTACTTGAAGATA CTCCCAGGCAGTGCCGTATATGTGGAGGGCTTGCTATGTATGAGTGCAGAGAATGTTATGAAGATACTGATATTTCTGCTGGGAAAATCAAGCAGTTCTGCAAAACCTGCAACACCCAA GTTCATCTTCATCCCAAGAGACAGAGTCATAAATTCAATCCATTGTCACTTCCTAAAGATCTGCCAGACTGGGATTGGCGACATGGTTGCATCCCATACCAGAAGATGGAGTTGTTCGCTGTTCTCTGCATAGAAACAAGCCACTATGTCGCTTTTGTTAAATATGGGAGGGATGACTCCGCCTGGCTTTTCTTTGACAGCATGGCAGATCGGGATG GAGGTCAGAATGGTTTCAACATTCCACAAGTTACCCCATGTCCAGAAGTTGGTGAATACCTAAAGATGTCTCTAGAAGAACTTCATTCACTGGATTCCAGGAAAATTCAAGGCTGTGCACGAAGACTACTTTGTGATGCTTATATGTGCATGTATCAGAGTCCAACCATGAGTTTATACAAATGA
- the CYLD gene encoding ubiquitin carboxyl-terminal hydrolase CYLD isoform X3 has product MQVELPPLEINSRVSLKIGESIEYGTVIFCDVLPGNESLGYVVGVDMDNPIGNWDGRYNGIQLCSFASVESTLLLHINDVIPETVSQDRRPPKLAYTSRGGGDKSLFNHSKPKATGSTSEPGNRNRSEVFYTLNGSSVDSQPQMKTKPPWYIDEVAEDPAKSLTDSSPGFGHSSPPLQPPLTNSVSTENRFHSLPFSLTKTSSTNGTIGHSPLSLSVQSVIGDVNTTANQESPSTAGPISNSHGLEAGSLAEVKENPPFYGVIRWIGQPPGVNEVLAGLELEDECAGCTDGTFKGTRYFTCAPKKALFVKLKSCRPDSRFASLQPVSNQIERCNSLAFGGYLSEVVEENTPPKMEKEGLETMIGKKKGIQGHYNSCYLDSTLFCLFSFSSVLDTVLLRPKEKNDVEYYSETQELLRTEIVNPLRIYGYVCATKIMKLRKILEKVEAASGFTSEEKDPEEFLNILFHHILRVEPLLKIRSAGQKVQDCYFYQIFMDKNEKVGVPTIQQLLEWSFINSNLKFAEAPSCLIIQMPRFGKDFKMFNKIFPSLELNITDLLEDTPRQCRICGGLAMYECRECYEDTDISAGKIKQFCKTCNTQVHLHPKRQSHKFNPLSLPKDLPDWDWRHGCIPYQKMELFAVLCIETSHYVAFVKYGRDDSAWLFFDSMADRDGGQNGFNIPQVTPCPEVGEYLKMSLEELHSLDSRKIQGCARRLLCDAYMCMYQSPTMSLYK; this is encoded by the exons ATGCAGGTAGAACTTCCTCCTCTGGAGATCAACTCCAGGGTTTCTCTGAAGATAGGAGAGAGTATAGAGTATGGGACAGTTATATTCTGTGATGTCTTACCAGGAAACGAAAGTTTAGGATACGTTGTTGGAGTGGACATG gataaTCCTATTGGAAACTGGGATGGAAGATATAATGGAATACAGCTGTGCAGTTTTGCGAGTGTTGAAAGTACACTCCTTTTGCATATTAATGATGTTATACCAG AAACTGTGTCACAGGACAGGAGACCTCCCAAGCTTGCCTATACCTCAAGAGGTGGTGGTGATAAAAGCTTGTTCAATCATAGTAAGCCAAAAGCTACAG GATCTACCTCTGAACCTGGGAATAGAAACAGATCTGAAGTCTTCTACACATTAAATGGTTCATCAGTTGATTCTCAACCTCAGATGAAAACAAAACCTCCATGGTACATTGATGAAG TTGCTGAAGACCCTGCAAAATCACTCACTGATTCTTCTCCGGGATTTGGGCATTCCTCACCACCTCTGCAGCCACCGTTAACAAACTCTGTGtctacagaaaacagatttcaCTCCCTCCCTTTTAGCTTGACAAAAACCTCGAGTACTAATGGTACTATTGGGCACAGTCCTCTCTCTTTATCTGTTCAGTCAGTCATTGGTGATGTAAATACTACAGCTAACCAGGAGAGTCCATCAACAGCAGGTCCTATCAGTAACTCGCATGGTCTTGAAGCAGGTTCCCTGGCTGAGGTTAAAGAAAATCCTCCTTTCTATGGAGTAATCCGCTGGATTGGCCAGCCCCCTGGCGTAAACGAAGTATTAGCTGGACTGGAATTG GAAGATGAATGTGCAGGTTGTACAGATGGAACATTTAAAGGAACTCGATACTTCACTTGTGCTCCAAAGAAAGCTCTTTTTGTTAAACTCAAAAGCTGCAGGCCAGATTCCAGGTTTGCCTCACTGCAGCCAGTTTCTAACCAGATTGAACGCTGCAACTCTCTAG cctTTGGAGGATACTTAAGTGAAGTGGTAGAAGAAAACACTCctccaaaaatggaaaaagaaggtTTAGAGACAATGATTGGAAAGAAGAAGGGTATCCAGGGTCACTACAACTCCTGTTACTTAGACTCCACGTTATTCTG cCTGTTTTCTTTTAGCTCTGTTCTAGACACAGTGTTACTCAGACCTAAAGAAAAGAATGATGTAGAGTATTATAGTGAGACTCAGGAGCTGTTGCGGACGGAGATTGTGAATCCTCTTAGAAT ATATGGATATGTCTGTGCtacaaaaataatgaaactgaGGAAAATACTTGAAAAAGTTGAGGCTGCATCAGGAttcacttcagaagaaaaag ATCCAGAagaatttttgaatattttatttcaccATATTCTAAGAGTTGAGCCCCTGTTGAAAATAAG aTCAGCAGGTCAGAAAGTACAAGACTGTTACTTCTATCAAATTTTCATGGACAAAAATGAGAAAGTTGGAGTCCCAACAATTCAGCAGTTACTGGAATGGTCTTTCATTAACAGCAACTTGAAGTttgcagag GCACCTTCTTGCCTGATTATTCAGATGCCTCGGTTTGGAAAAGACTTCAAAATGTTCAACAAAATTTTTCCCTCTCTGGAATTAAATATAACAGATTTACTTGAAGATA CTCCCAGGCAGTGCCGTATATGTGGAGGGCTTGCTATGTATGAGTGCAGAGAATGTTATGAAGATACTGATATTTCTGCTGGGAAAATCAAGCAGTTCTGCAAAACCTGCAACACCCAA GTTCATCTTCATCCCAAGAGACAGAGTCATAAATTCAATCCATTGTCACTTCCTAAAGATCTGCCAGACTGGGATTGGCGACATGGTTGCATCCCATACCAGAAGATGGAGTTGTTCGCTGTTCTCTGCATAGAAACAAGCCACTATGTCGCTTTTGTTAAATATGGGAGGGATGACTCCGCCTGGCTTTTCTTTGACAGCATGGCAGATCGGGATG GAGGTCAGAATGGTTTCAACATTCCACAAGTTACCCCATGTCCAGAAGTTGGTGAATACCTAAAGATGTCTCTAGAAGAACTTCATTCACTGGATTCCAGGAAAATTCAAGGCTGTGCACGAAGACTACTTTGTGATGCTTATATGTGCATGTATCAGAGTCCAACCATGAGTTTATACAAATGA